The nucleotide sequence GTGCCGTCGAGGTCGGAGACGTAGAGCGTGCGGGTCACGCGCCCATTGTGACTCGCATCCGTGGACGATCTCGCACCCGCGTTCCGGGGTCAGTCGTGTCGGGCGTCACCACCGGCTCCTGCTGAGTCAAAAGGTGATGAATACCCTGAATTGACATGTCACACGCTACGAGAATAGAGTCGTGGCCGTTCCCGCTCCCCACGATGAGGTGGTCCATGACACCCCGCTCGCTCCTGACCTTCGTCCTGCTCTCGATGACCGGCGGCGTCATCTTCCAGGTCGCCTATATCCGCTTCGTCTTCCTCGACGCCACCACTGCAGCCCTCGGCCTCACGGGGCAGGAGTACGGCACGGTCGTCTCCGTCTTCGGGGCGACGGCGACGATCATGTACTTCTTCGGCGGCTGGTTCGCCGACCGGTTCTCTCCTCGGCTCCTCATCTGCATCGCCCTCGTCGGCGTCGGGCTGTGCGACCTCTACATCGCGACGACGCCGGGCCTCGTCGGCATCATGGCCGCCCACGTCGTCATGGCGGTGCTGAGCACCGGCCTGTACTGGTCGGCTCTGGTGAAGTCGATCGGCCTGCTCGCCGAGCCGGGCAGCCAGGGGCGCTTCTTCGGCTTCCTCGAGGGCATCCGCGGCGCGACCTCCACGGTCGTCGGCCTCATCGGCACCGCCGTCGTGGCGGCGGCGATCGTCCCCTCCGCCGGCGTCCTCACGCTGATCCGCATCTACGGCGTGCTCTGCTTCGTGCTCGCCGCGGTCATCCTCCTCGCGGTCCGCGAAGACCGCGCGCGTCTCGCCGACGCCGAGTCGACGTCGGTCTCGCTCGGTCAGCTGCTCCTCGCGGCCAAGAACCCGTTCACCTGGCTCATCGGCCTCACCATCGCGATGGCGTTCACCTTCTACACCACCCTCGGCTACTTCTCGCCGCTCCTCGAGCACAGCTTCGGCGTGGGTGTCGCCGCGATCGGCGTCATCGGCGTGATCCGCAGCTACGTGTTCCAGTTCGTCGCGGGGCCCATCGGCGGCATCGTCGTCGACAAGGTCACGAAGTCGTCCACGCGGTTCCTGGGCTGGATGTTCCTCGCGTCGTCGGCGATGGCACTCGGGTTCCTCGTGCTGCCGAAGCGCCCGGGTCTCATCGTGGCGGCTCTCGGCCTGCTCCTGCTGCTCTGCCTGGCCGTGTTCATGAGCCGCGGCGTCTACTGGGCGACCGTCGGCGAGCTGGGCATCCCCGCCAGTCAGCGCGGCGGCGTCATCGGCCTCGCGTCGGGCCTGGCGTACCTCCCCGACGCGTTCCTGCCGGCCCTCTGCGCCTGGTGGATCGGCGACCCCGCCGCGGGCGTGCCCGAGCAGGGCGGCGGCTACTCCACGCTCTTCGCCGTGCTCGTCGTGGCCGGGCTCGCCGGCTTCGCCCTGACCCGCGTGACGATCCGCGTCGCCGCGCGTCGGCCCCTCGTCGCCGTGCCCGTCTGACCCCTCGTCGCCTCCTGCGACACCCCCACGAAAGGAATCCCATGGACATCCGCGACTTCTCGCTCGACCACTTCGGCCTCCACGGCCGCGTGGCGATCGTCACCGGCGGCAACACCGGCCTCGGCCAGGCGTTCTCCCTCGCCCTCGCGAAGGCCGGCGCGCACGTCTTCGTGCCCAGCGTGCTCGACGACGACGGCACGACCCGCGACCTCATCGAGGCGGAGGGGGTCCGGTACGAGTTCCTCGAGATCGACATCACGGCCGCAGGAGCACCGAGAGACGTCATCGACACCTGTCTCGACCGCCTCGGCTCCGTCGACGTCCTCGTGAACTCCGCCGGCATCTGCAAGCTCGCCACGGTCGAGGACTTCGGCCGCCCCGAGTGGGATCCCATGATCGCGGTGAACCTCACCGCCCCGTTCGAGCTCGGCCACGAGGCCTCCCGGCACATGATCGAGCAGGGCTCGGGCAAGATCATCAACATCGCCTCGCTCTTCTCGTTCCTCGGCGGGCAGTGGTCTCCCGCGTACGCCGCGACCAAGCACGGCATCGTCGGCTTCACGAAGGCCTACTGCGACGAGCTCGGGCAGCACGGGGTCCAGGTCAACGCGATCGCGCCGGGCTACTTCGCGACGAAAATCACCGAGGCCACCCGGGCCGACCCGACCACGA is from Frondihabitans australicus and encodes:
- a CDS encoding MFS transporter, yielding MTPRSLLTFVLLSMTGGVIFQVAYIRFVFLDATTAALGLTGQEYGTVVSVFGATATIMYFFGGWFADRFSPRLLICIALVGVGLCDLYIATTPGLVGIMAAHVVMAVLSTGLYWSALVKSIGLLAEPGSQGRFFGFLEGIRGATSTVVGLIGTAVVAAAIVPSAGVLTLIRIYGVLCFVLAAVILLAVREDRARLADAESTSVSLGQLLLAAKNPFTWLIGLTIAMAFTFYTTLGYFSPLLEHSFGVGVAAIGVIGVIRSYVFQFVAGPIGGIVVDKVTKSSTRFLGWMFLASSAMALGFLVLPKRPGLIVAALGLLLLLCLAVFMSRGVYWATVGELGIPASQRGGVIGLASGLAYLPDAFLPALCAWWIGDPAAGVPEQGGGYSTLFAVLVVAGLAGFALTRVTIRVAARRPLVAVPV
- a CDS encoding SDR family NAD(P)-dependent oxidoreductase encodes the protein MDIRDFSLDHFGLHGRVAIVTGGNTGLGQAFSLALAKAGAHVFVPSVLDDDGTTRDLIEAEGVRYEFLEIDITAAGAPRDVIDTCLDRLGSVDVLVNSAGICKLATVEDFGRPEWDPMIAVNLTAPFELGHEASRHMIEQGSGKIINIASLFSFLGGQWSPAYAATKHGIVGFTKAYCDELGQHGVQVNAIAPGYFATKITEATRADPTTNQRVLDHIPAGRWGDVADLMGATVFLASRASDYVNGHVLTVDGGYLVR